TGCTTTCCAGCATGCTCAGTTCCTTTATATTGGGATTATCTACATAGTAGAGTCGTTTTTGTGGACTGCGCGGCTGCTTTTTTTTGGAACCCCTCACAAGCAGTCTCCTCCTTCCATCTATTGTTTCTCCTAGGCATCATATGCAGCGGTATAGGCTGATGACACCCTTTTGCGATAAGCCCTTAATAAGATTCTGATGAAATTTATACTTTCTTATATTTAAAAAAAGGCTTCTGCCGCCGCGCATTCGTCCACCCTGACATGCGGGTACAAACATACAATGACAAGAGTAGTAAAAGCGGGAATCACGTGACCGAAGAAACAGGAGGAACAAACATGGGGCATAAGCTCGTTGGAATACTACTAAATGCCGATATGCACCGGGGCGTTCCCCGGCTAAAAACAGGACAGGAGTCTCTATCCAACTATGAAGAGGCGGCCGCTGCATACGGCCTAGTTCCCTGCTTTCTGAAGCTCGCGGACATCGATACAGACTCAGGCTTCAGCGCCGCCTATATAAAGGGATCTCATGGATATAAAAGCGTAGTAGTTCCTACGCCAACTGTCATCCATAACCGAGCCATATACAGCCAGAATAGCCCAGGAATGCAACGTCTGCTGCGGCACCATCCTTTGGTGTACAATACTTGCAATCGATACGGCAAGGATGAGATCCATGAACTGCTTGAGCAGCATGAAGAGCTGCGTGAGGTTTTGCCAGCAACAACTGGCGTATCTGGACTCAAACAAATGATGAATCGTTACCCCGATCTTATTCTTAAACCTTGCCGTGGAAGCATTGGGAATGGGGTCATGCGACTGGTTCGTAAAGGGCCTCAGCGCTGGAGTTTAAATTATCTCTCCCCCTCCATGCGGCGCTGGATAAGCACTCCCGTATATCAGGGGGCGCTGCCAAAAATGCTCCGGGCACGCCTTGCCTCTGTCCCTTATCTCGTGCAGGAGCGTATTCCCCTTGCTGAGATTGGAGGACGTCCCTTTGATTTACGCGTCACCATTCAACGCGGCTGGGGAGGCGATTGGCAGGTTACCGGTCTCTTTGCTAAACTAGCACCCCCTGGGGGGTTTGTCTCTAATATAGCCCGTGGAGGAGAAGCGTTAAGCTCTTCCTTTGCGCTGGAAAAAGCCTTCTCTAGAGGAATAGCGGCCCATATCCGTATAGCTGTCGAAACACTTAGCCTTGTTATAGCTCGTTGTCTCGAGCAAGACCTTCCAGGGCTGGCCGATATCGGACTGGATATAGGCATTACAAAGGATGGTCGCATCTTCTTCATAGAATGCAATGGCCGCGACCAACGCTATGGATTTCACAAAGCCGGCCTTACGGAGATTTGGAAGGAGAGTTACCGAAGACCTATGGGATACGCACGTTTTTTACTAGAAAAGAACAGCCTCATATATAACAGTTATTGATTTGTCTCCTATTCTATGTCAATATAATGCAGAGCAGATGGCGGCCACATACGACCGTACTGCTGTATTATGGAAGGGAGATGGGCATGGTAAAACAATTGCTGCGGCTAATGACCGAGCTATCCTCGCACCGATGGCTTTCACGGTTAATGGGGTCTTTTTCTCATAGTAGACTCAGCCGTTTTCTAATCCCGGTATTTATTAAGACTTATCAAATCCCCTCCGCCCAAGCGGAGAAGAATCCTGGAGAATATCTCACTCTTAATGAGTTTTTCAGCCGCCGGCTGAAGCCTGGCATGCGGCCTATTGCAACCGATGCTGACGCTTTAGTTAGTCCCGTAGATGCAATGATTACTGCTATGGGTGACATTTCCTCTGGTACGATTATGAATGTAAAAGGGCAGGATTATAAGATCGAGGATCTACTAAATCATTCTCCGCATCTGGAGCTATACAAGAGAGGTTTTTTCTTCGTCCTTTATCTAAGTCCTACGGATTATCACCGGATTCACTCTCCCCTTACTGGACATAAGGTTGAGAGTGATCATATTCGTGGACGAGCCTATCCTGTCAACGATTTCGGCATGCGACATATGAAGGGCGTACTGAATCGCAATGAACGTCTTATCACGTATATCGCCGGAGACTACGGAGAAACCGCAGTAGTAAAGGTAGGCGCGATGAACGTCAGCAGCATCGGGTATACGGATGCTAACGCTACCGAGTGGCAAATCGGCGATGATCTAGCCTATTTCGAGTTCGGCTCCACTGTAGTACTGCTTATGGAGAGCGGTACTTTTACCCCGAGACCCAAGCTTGAGGTCAACACGAAGGTAAAGATGGGGGAATTGCTGGGGACGCTACATCGGCCGCTTTAGTAAAGCTACGAAATAACAAAATAAGGGTATCCCTAACCGATTGAAAATCGGCGCCGGGATACCCTTGTTTTGTTTATTTCACTTTAGAGCTTGTTACGCTAGCATAGTAATCCAGTACATTGTTGATGATCACAGCTGCTTCAGCTCTTGAGGCCGAAGCTGTCGGATCCATTTCTCCACCGCTGCCTCCATTTACAATACCAAGATCTTTGAAGACATAGACCGCTTCTTTAGCATAACCCGCAATAGAAGCATCATCTGGGAAGTCATGGTTAGTCGCTTGCGGCAATTCAACATTCAGTTTCTTCAATGCATTGAATAGAATTAAACACAGGTCCTGACGGCTAATGCTGCTATTAGGAGCAAACATGCCATTACCGATACCATTGATCAGTTGATTAGAAGTCCCAATCTCAACATAGTTTTGATACCAAGCATCTTTCAGAACGTCAGTAAACTGCTTTTGATTCTCGCCCATGCTAAAGTTGAAGCTTTTTACTACCATGGCAACAAACTCGGCACGGTTTACCTTCCCACTTGGATCAAAGCTTCCGTCTGTGCGTCCGCCGATAATATTTCTCTCCACCAGCGCTGCAATCGCAGATTCTGCCCAGCTAGGAATTAGAGTAGCATCTTTAAACTTATTCTTAAGCTCTTGTCTGATTAGCTCCGGTGTCTTCGTTTTTCCATCTGTTTTTGGAGGCTGCTGTTCTCCAGGTTTTACGACTTCTCCAGGAATCGATGGTACTGAAGGTACCGCTGGGGTAGTCGGTGTTGGTGTACTTGGTTGACCACCAGCTCCACCGCTGTAAGGTTTAACGATCACAGAGATCTGTACCTTCAGGCCAAGTGGATTAGCTATACCCTCAGGGAAGACAAGATCCCCCTTGATGGTGTACGTTCCTTCCGTATTACCGTTATAGCCTTCCTTGTTCCACTGAACAGAAACGACCTTATTCATCCCGGTATTCAGGGTTACTGATACTGAAGCTGGTAGCTCCAGTGCGTCAAAACTGGTACCATAAGCAACGCTTTTACTTGCTAGTGCTTGCACTGCCGTGATTTCTGGTATCGTAATGACCTCCGGTAGTACTTCGATCGTAATGGATGCCTTCAGGTCTTTGGGATTGCTGACACCTTCCAGAGGTACTAGCGCTCCTTTCAGGATATAAGCTCCTTGCTTATCGCTATTGTAACCTTCACTATTCCAATCGATGGATATCGCCTTTGTCTCACCGTTGTTCAAAGTAGCTATGACCGATGATGGTAGCTTCAATCCATTAAATGGAGTGCCGAATGGAACGCTCTTACTTTCCAAATCCTGCACTGTGACAATCTCAGCGACACGAATCACTTCCGGCATTACCTGAATGGTGATGGAAGCTTTCAGATCATTAGGGTTGATCATTCCTTCTTCTAATACCATAGTACCGCTCAGCACGTATGATCCTTCCACATTGCCGTTATAACCAGCAGGGCTCCATTTAACAACAAGTTCCTTCTGCTCATACGTATCAAGCGTTACTGTAGCTGAAGACGGCAATTCCAACTTATCAAAAGCGGTGCCAAATTCAACATTTTTGCCCTCCAGCTTCTCAACTTTAGTAATCTGGATAGGTTTAGTGCCTTCTGGCAGTACAACCACTGTAATAGAAACAGTTTGATGGGTACTATTCAATACCCCCTCAGGAAGCTCAAAGCTACCTGCCAGCGTATAACTCCCCGCTTTTCCACCGTTGAAATCTTTACTATCCCATTGTACAGGCAAGTGAATTACCCTTTTGTTGCCCAATGTAGCTTCCACTGTAGCTGGTAAATTCAATTCTCCTGCAGCAGTTCCGAACGGCACACTCAGCAGTTGCGGCTTAACAATCGATATAATTTCTTTAGCATGGGTATCTTCTGTCCATTTGGCATAATACACCGTGCTTATGTTCATTACCGTGTCTACGGTTAATGCATCACCGGTCCCTTCTTTATTATCAAACCAGCCAGCAAAAATGTAGCCTTCACGTTCCGGTACCCGAGGTAAGGTGCTTATTGCTTCACCTTTAAATGCGGTTACTTTGGTAGGAGCCGGTGAGTCCAGATAATTCTGATCGAAGGTGACTTCAATCGGATCAGCATAAATGAGTTCAACATATTGTAAATTTGCATTTAATCCGTTAAAAATCATATACACATTTTGTTTTCCAGTCACTTTGGTTCTGTCTAGGAAGGTTTCCGCTGTCAAATAATGATCAATGTAAGAATTTCCAGGCGTTTGTTTGGTGCTTGCCATTCCATAATTCCCCCAAGCAGCGCCTGCTTTCTGAGCAAAACTAATGCTTGCAAATTCATTACCAAGTTCAAAAGAACCTCCGCCGCTGTAAGCATCAGCGTATGCTCTTCCTTGTGTAGTAGCTCTTTTAACTGGTTTACCCGTATTGTCAGCCTCTGTATAGAATTTAAAAGATGGAGACGATCCGCCTTCACGGGCATACTGCACTCTTACTTCCACAAGATTAGTCAAGTCAACCTGACCGAAATAAACAAGGTCATTAGAATTGACATAACTCATGGCGTCCGTACCACTTTCGAATCTGAACTGGGTATTCGTTGCATAAATCCATGGTGCATTATAAGGATAGATTCTGATACCGTTCTCTACTTTCAGCGTTTCTCTCGGAGCAATATTGATTGGCATAGACGATATGCTCAAATCTGTTATAGCCGCCTTCAAGGAAGCTATGGCTTCTGCAACAACCTCGTCATTAATCGGCTCAGCAAGAACAGCCTTAACCTCATCCAGCACAGTGTTGAATTTGAGCTTTTTGTAAGCTGTGTATGCATTCATATCGATATTTTGAGCAGCCTTGATATCCGCTTCTAACGCCGATGTGTCTACATTGTCCTGCTTCAGCTGGAAGGTTAACCAGTTCAGGTCAATACCAGCACTCTCAAATACAATTCTAAGGGTATGCTCACCCGCCGACAGCTGAATATCAGGGATTCTGAAGGTTTTCCATACCCCTTTAGTCGTGGTGAGGTCGAAGGTACCCAGTAGCTTATCGCCATCATAGATGCCAAAGGACATTTGGGCGACATCCGATTGGCTAGAGCGAATTCGTGATGTGACTTTGTACATGCCTTCTTTCTCTACATTTACCTTATAGGAGATGGCTTCTCCCTTACTTGTGTTGGTGTAGCATAATCCACCGTCTACGTCATTACTGCTTACTGGCGTGATTATCGGAGTAATGGAGGCAAATTCCGTCTCAGCTACCTTCAATTTAGTATTTTTCCCAATCTTCTTTACTGCCAAAGCTACATCACTGTTGATTCTGACATAATCAAAATCAACAACAAATGGATCTGTGAGATTCTGACTTCCATTAGATGCAAGTAATCCAAACTTCGGATTGGCATAATTCGCAGTTGTACTGCCAAGTGAAATATATTCCTTGCCGTCAGCGCTGACATAACCGGAATAGCTGTTGCCTATTTTTTTCAAACGTAAATACAGCTCTTTCTTTTCTCCAAAAATACTGGTGAGCTGACTGGCAGACAGTTGTCCGATGGTAACAGGCTCCGTACCTCCGGTTTCTTTGGTCATACCGATGATCTTGCCGCTACTGTATTCATACTTCACCCAGATATAGTTATTGTTATCCTGTGAAGCCGTGATGCCGACGCCGTTATAATTTTGATTTGGCGCTTTGCTCATATTAATTTTCACTGTTGCTTCCCAGTTGCCGAAGGCCTCCTGCTGGAAATAGTTCTTCAAATCTGCATGATCACTCCAGAAGTCGCCTCTTTCAGCGATGATTCTCAAATTGCCGAGAGCAGTGCTCAAAGACCAATTTTTGTTGTTTTCTGTATTGGTAGCAGTCTCTTTATTAATCGTCCAGAAGTTGCTTAGATTTGTACTATCGAACTCATCGCTCTGTGGTGTCGTACCAAACTGTATCACATAGGAATTCGCCTGATCGGAGCTGATACATTTGATCGTCACTCTTTTATTGATGAGATCTACGTTGGCCGTTGCTTTTACACCATCATTCGTTTCAAACGTAACTTCAGGTAAAGTAGCCCCGTTACTGAGACCTACATCATAACTGAACCTAGTCTGTGCAAACCCCTCAAGCGGCTTACCATCAATCGAGATATTCTTTAAATAAGCATAGGTCGGATTCTCAAAAATCGGTTCCAAGCCTTCCTCCGAAGAGAAAATAACCTTGTAGATCCGTTTCTCTCCTCCGGCCGAAGCAGTAATTACAGCAGCCGGTCTATCTTTATCGGCTTGTCGTATACTTACGTCTACACCAGCTATCGCCGTAGCTTTGACTTCAGGATAGCTGCTAGTTTCAGTCGTTTCACCAAAGGCTTTATAGTCGAGTTTCAATGGATTAAATATTTTGATCTTTTTGCCGCCAACCGTAATATCAGAGAGCTGTGGATCTCCTGATTTGTCCGTATTCACCCGGAACCAATCTCTTCCCGGCGTATAATTGACCACATAATCAATCTTTGCCGTTCTTGCAAAGGCTGGAGATTTCATCAAAAAGCTCGTGATATTCTTGGCAGAACGCTGCAATTCTCCCAGGGTCAGACTGCCGTTAGCAAGCGATGTCATCGTATTAAAGGTACTGTTATTCCGATTCTTATGCGTTTCTGCATAATCGTTCGGAATTACCATGTAAAGGTCATTTTGGGCACGGACCATGGCTTTGCCGTTGGTTTCATCATAACGATTGGTAGTGGCATAGAAGCCCTGATCCTCACTCATCTTCGCCCACCAGTCTGTCATGACAATCCCGTCAAAGCCCCATTCTCCGCGGAGGATGGTCGTATTCAGGTCATAGTTACTGGAAGCCCAAGTTCCGTTTACCGGACCATAGGACGTCATCACTGAACGCGCCTTTCCACTCTTCACTGCCATTTCATAACCTTTCAAATAAATCTCGCGAAGCGCTCTTTCAGAGACAAGTGCATTCACAAGATGTCTATCCGTTTCCTGATTGTTCGCTGCGAAATGCTTAATAGTAGGCGATGTACCGTTCTTCTGAAGACCTCTTGTCTGCGCAGCAGCCATGATGCCTGTCAGTAACGGATCCTCTGAAAAATACTCAAAGTTTCTTCCGTTCAGGGGACTTCTGTGGATATTGATTCCCGGTCCAAGCAGCGTATCGATATTGTTAATCAGCATTTCTTTACCTAGAAGATTGAACAATCTTTCATTTAGCTCGGTGTTCCACGTACAGGCAAGCATCGTCCCGTTCGGGATACTGGTTGCCTTCTCTGCATTGGTCTCCATCCGGATTCCTGAAGGACCGTCGGCAGCACTGTCGATAGGGAGTCCGAATTTCAGCAGATTTTTAGTGACACCACCAAAAGCAGCAGCGGTTCCGGCAGTAACTTTGGGGCTGGACATCCCTTCCCCTAAAATAATGGCCCCCAGATCGTTGTTGGACAATTGTGCAATGAACTGATCCATAGTCACTTTCTGATTGTATACATCCAATAAGGTATAGCCCTTGTCCCCAGTTTGTGGAATGGACGCAGGGAGATTTTG
This genomic stretch from Paenibacillus sp. FSL H7-0737 harbors:
- a CDS encoding YheC/YheD family endospore coat-associated protein; the encoded protein is MGHKLVGILLNADMHRGVPRLKTGQESLSNYEEAAAAYGLVPCFLKLADIDTDSGFSAAYIKGSHGYKSVVVPTPTVIHNRAIYSQNSPGMQRLLRHHPLVYNTCNRYGKDEIHELLEQHEELREVLPATTGVSGLKQMMNRYPDLILKPCRGSIGNGVMRLVRKGPQRWSLNYLSPSMRRWISTPVYQGALPKMLRARLASVPYLVQERIPLAEIGGRPFDLRVTIQRGWGGDWQVTGLFAKLAPPGGFVSNIARGGEALSSSFALEKAFSRGIAAHIRIAVETLSLVIARCLEQDLPGLADIGLDIGITKDGRIFFIECNGRDQRYGFHKAGLTEIWKESYRRPMGYARFLLEKNSLIYNSY
- the asd gene encoding archaetidylserine decarboxylase (Phosphatidylserine decarboxylase is synthesized as a single chain precursor. Generation of the pyruvoyl active site from a Ser is coupled to cleavage of a Gly-Ser bond between the larger (beta) and smaller (alpha chains). It is an integral membrane protein.) translates to MVKQLLRLMTELSSHRWLSRLMGSFSHSRLSRFLIPVFIKTYQIPSAQAEKNPGEYLTLNEFFSRRLKPGMRPIATDADALVSPVDAMITAMGDISSGTIMNVKGQDYKIEDLLNHSPHLELYKRGFFFVLYLSPTDYHRIHSPLTGHKVESDHIRGRAYPVNDFGMRHMKGVLNRNERLITYIAGDYGETAVVKVGAMNVSSIGYTDANATEWQIGDDLAYFEFGSTVVLLMESGTFTPRPKLEVNTKVKMGELLGTLHRPL
- a CDS encoding glycoside hydrolase family 3 N-terminal domain-containing protein, which encodes MSREVAAEGIVLLQNPEYKPAGSQVNENEQVLPIKMSENVSVFGRIQAHYYKSGTGSGGAVRVDYVNGILEGLRNNPSLKLNEDLAKVYADWIKKNPFNNGGGGWAAEPWSQAEMPLTDEIVDAAKAKTDTAVIIIGRTAGEDKDNTDVKGAYKLTDLEVDMLNRVYAKFDRVAIVLNVANVIDMSWAKNYPKAAILYTWQGGMEGGSAVADVLTGDVTPSGKLSDTIAATLADYPSTAHFGSKTENSYSEDIYVGYRYFETLAPDKVLYPFGYGLSYTNFKITTDNVNAGENEVAVTVTVQNTGKVEGKEVVQIYYGAPQGKLGKPAKELAAFAKTRLLQPGESQSITITYDTKDMASYDDSGITGHDSSYVLEAGDYNIYVGNSVTDSEKQGVYSLNALKVVETLQEALAPTKEFDRIKPGQPNENGTFTTVTEKVPTRTTDLDERIKQNLPASIPQTGDKGYTLLDVYNQKVTMDQFIAQLSNNDLGAIILGEGMSSPKVTAGTAAAFGGVTKNLLKFGLPIDSAADGPSGIRMETNAEKATSIPNGTMLACTWNTELNERLFNLLGKEMLINNIDTLLGPGINIHRSPLNGRNFEYFSEDPLLTGIMAAAQTRGLQKNGTSPTIKHFAANNQETDRHLVNALVSERALREIYLKGYEMAVKSGKARSVMTSYGPVNGTWASSNYDLNTTILRGEWGFDGIVMTDWWAKMSEDQGFYATTNRYDETNGKAMVRAQNDLYMVIPNDYAETHKNRNNSTFNTMTSLANGSLTLGELQRSAKNITSFLMKSPAFARTAKIDYVVNYTPGRDWFRVNTDKSGDPQLSDITVGGKKIKIFNPLKLDYKAFGETTETSSYPEVKATAIAGVDVSIRQADKDRPAAVITASAGGEKRIYKVIFSSEEGLEPIFENPTYAYLKNISIDGKPLEGFAQTRFSYDVGLSNGATLPEVTFETNDGVKATANVDLINKRVTIKCISSDQANSYVIQFGTTPQSDEFDSTNLSNFWTINKETATNTENNKNWSLSTALGNLRIIAERGDFWSDHADLKNYFQQEAFGNWEATVKINMSKAPNQNYNGVGITASQDNNNYIWVKYEYSSGKIIGMTKETGGTEPVTIGQLSASQLTSIFGEKKELYLRLKKIGNSYSGYVSADGKEYISLGSTTANYANPKFGLLASNGSQNLTDPFVVDFDYVRINSDVALAVKKIGKNTKLKVAETEFASITPIITPVSSNDVDGGLCYTNTSKGEAISYKVNVEKEGMYKVTSRIRSSQSDVAQMSFGIYDGDKLLGTFDLTTTKGVWKTFRIPDIQLSAGEHTLRIVFESAGIDLNWLTFQLKQDNVDTSALEADIKAAQNIDMNAYTAYKKLKFNTVLDEVKAVLAEPINDEVVAEAIASLKAAITDLSISSMPINIAPRETLKVENGIRIYPYNAPWIYATNTQFRFESGTDAMSYVNSNDLVYFGQVDLTNLVEVRVQYAREGGSSPSFKFYTEADNTGKPVKRATTQGRAYADAYSGGGSFELGNEFASISFAQKAGAAWGNYGMASTKQTPGNSYIDHYLTAETFLDRTKVTGKQNVYMIFNGLNANLQYVELIYADPIEVTFDQNYLDSPAPTKVTAFKGEAISTLPRVPEREGYIFAGWFDNKEGTGDALTVDTVMNISTVYYAKWTEDTHAKEIISIVKPQLLSVPFGTAAGELNLPATVEATLGNKRVIHLPVQWDSKDFNGGKAGSYTLAGSFELPEGVLNSTHQTVSITVVVLPEGTKPIQITKVEKLEGKNVEFGTAFDKLELPSSATVTLDTYEQKELVVKWSPAGYNGNVEGSYVLSGTMVLEEGMINPNDLKASITIQVMPEVIRVAEIVTVQDLESKSVPFGTPFNGLKLPSSVIATLNNGETKAISIDWNSEGYNSDKQGAYILKGALVPLEGVSNPKDLKASITIEVLPEVITIPEITAVQALASKSVAYGTSFDALELPASVSVTLNTGMNKVVSVQWNKEGYNGNTEGTYTIKGDLVFPEGIANPLGLKVQISVIVKPYSGGAGGQPSTPTPTTPAVPSVPSIPGEVVKPGEQQPPKTDGKTKTPELIRQELKNKFKDATLIPSWAESAIAALVERNIIGGRTDGSFDPSGKVNRAEFVAMVVKSFNFSMGENQKQFTDVLKDAWYQNYVEIGTSNQLINGIGNGMFAPNSSISRQDLCLILFNALKKLNVELPQATNHDFPDDASIAGYAKEAVYVFKDLGIVNGGSGGEMDPTASASRAEAAVIINNVLDYYASVTSSKVK